One window of Quercus robur chromosome 5, dhQueRobu3.1, whole genome shotgun sequence genomic DNA carries:
- the LOC126727802 gene encoding F-box protein At3g26010-like: protein MVSRNLGVGMKNQVDGWNANFEKQLTKIEDLPISLLLEILYRLDLKSAMRCKSVARQWCNLISDPSFANNFVRLHASSVMDRPFALLLHYVDKQIKKRHLLVTSEEPEFKSLTYIPPIYQNDNIEVTVQASCNDLLLCCANMVGNDAGSGPMSEYYVINPISRQWTALPPMPQLARARVGFICWYDTALHKQLSYRVMRIPEFKGESAEFGVEIFSSDTGKWTQSVGLCPQAFQLDFFAFPGVPYNGLLFWWSRTDCLVGFDPNTSKCCQFFEKPVELNPSHGIERLGVCHGTLRICQISGYPYEVAFADPCLRVWELKDYDEGGKWNLEHELYFDKMVSEKSPWLTEYLSKKYPTVAVLAYHPNDREVVYLMIKFKVVFCNLSRKTLEVVCDIPTADYFYHGCNVFTFVPPCWPTPIPFQTEKPPNDSAACYLVS, encoded by the coding sequence ATGGTAAGTCGGAATTTGGGAGTTGGAATGAAAAATCAGGTTGATGGTTGGAATGCCAACTTTGAGAAGCAATTGACGAAAATAGAGGACCTCCCAATTTCCCTACTGTTGGAAATCCTGTATCGGCTGGATCTGAAATCCGCGATGCGATGCAAGTCTGTGGCAAGGCAATGGTGCAATCTTATCTCTGATCCCTCTTTTGCCAACAACTTTGTTAGGCTCCATGCATCTTCAGTTATGGATCGTCCCTTTGCCTTGCTCCTCCACTACGTTGATAAGCAGATAAAGAAGAGACACCTCCTCGTGACATCGGAGGAACCGGAATTTAAATCTCTGACTTATATACCACCAATATATCAGAATGATAATATTGAGGTCACTGTTCAAGCTTCGTGTAATGACTTGCTATTATGCTGCGCAAACATGGTTGGCAATGATGCGGGGTCTGGTCCTATGAGCGAATACTATGTGATAAATCCAATTAGTAGGCAATGGACTGCCCTGCCTCCCATGCCTCAACTTGCAAGGGCTCGGGTTGGGTTCATATGTTGGTATGACACTGCTCTTCATAAGCAACTTAGTTATAGGGTGATGCGCATTCCTGAATTTAAGGGCGAGTCAGCAGAATTCGGTGTAGAGATATTCTCATCCGACACAGGTAAATGGACTCAGTCTGTGGGGTTGTGCCCGCAAGCATTTCAGTTGGATTTCTTTGCCTTCCCCGGTGTTCCCTATAACGGTTTGCTTTTCTGGTGGAGTAGAACTGATTGCCTTGTTGGGTTTGATCCAAACACCAGTAAATGCTGCCAATTCTTTGAGAAGCCCGTAGAATTGAACCCATCCCATGGAATTGAGCGTCTCGGAGTGTGTCATGGTACCTTGAGGATATGCCAGATTTCAGGTTACCCTTATGAGGTTGCTTTCGCTGATCCTTGTTTACGTGTTTGGGAGCTCAAGGACTATGATGAAGGAGGCAAATGGAACTTAGAGCATGAGCTGTATTTTGACAAAATGGTTTCAGAAAAATCTCCTTGGCTCACAGAATACCTAAGCAAGAAATATCCAACTGTGGCAGTCTTAGCCTATCATCCAAATGATAGAGAAGTTGTGTATTTGATGATTAAATTCAAGGTGGTATTTTGCAACTTGAGTAGAAAAACACTGGAAGTGGTCTGTGATATTCCGACTGCTGACTACTTTTACCATGGCTGCAATGTCTTCACCTTTGTGCCCCCGTGTTGGCCAACTCCCATTCCCTTTCAGACGGAGAAGCCACCTAATGATTCTGCTGCTTGCTATCTTGTGTCTTGA